In Alkalihalobacillus sp. FSL W8-0930, a single window of DNA contains:
- a CDS encoding GlsB/YeaQ/YmgE family stress response membrane protein, translating into MGFIWSLIIGGLIGWAAGAITGKGVPFGIIGNIIAGFVGASLGTAILGDIGPSLGGFAIFPALVGAIILILIVSFVLRLLKK; encoded by the coding sequence ATGGGTTTTATTTGGAGTCTTATTATCGGTGGATTAATTGGATGGGCAGCTGGAGCCATCACAGGTAAGGGTGTTCCATTCGGAATTATTGGGAACATTATCGCAGGTTTCGTTGGAGCAAGTCTTGGAACAGCGATCCTAGGTGACATTGGACCTTCACTCGGTGGGTTCGCTATATTCCCAGCACTTGTGGGTGCGATTATTTTGATTTTAATCGTATCGTTTGTATTACGTTTGTTAAAAAAATAA
- a CDS encoding Na+/H+ antiporter family protein, with protein MNAVVIAVLLMIILSLLRVHVVIALILGALAGGLFGGLGFNGTIDVFTEGLGNSANIALSYAVLGAFAVALSKTGLPQLLVDTSIKIVGKKEEARSKTLPKVLIFFMIFLISCMSQNLIPIHIAFIPILIPPILQVLNEMAVDRRAVASIMTFGLQAPYMLLPFGFGAIFHGIVVDNMEANGMSASLSDMPYAMLLPTLGMVLGLLVAVFITYRKPRQYENQSLEASSQPEQETISYSTHSLLSAFAAILATVIVQVTSDSMVIAGVAGLVVLVFSGSVRFKESDALLTEGMKMMAFIGFVMIAASGFAEVMRATGDVEQLVETSASWMGDSKSLAAILMILIGLLITMGIGSSFATVPIIAALFVPMCAAMGFSPLATLSLIGTAGAIGDAGAPASDSTLGPTAGLNADGQHNHIWDTCVPTFLHFNIPLIIFGWIAAIIL; from the coding sequence ATGAATGCTGTTGTGATAGCTGTACTATTAATGATTATACTTAGCTTGCTGCGTGTACACGTAGTCATTGCATTAATTTTAGGGGCTCTTGCTGGAGGTCTATTCGGTGGATTAGGTTTTAATGGAACCATCGATGTCTTTACAGAAGGCTTAGGGAACAGTGCCAATATCGCGCTCAGCTATGCCGTTCTTGGTGCATTTGCTGTTGCACTTTCCAAAACAGGCTTGCCTCAATTGCTTGTTGATACATCTATTAAAATTGTTGGAAAGAAAGAAGAAGCCCGTTCAAAAACCTTACCCAAGGTTCTGATCTTCTTCATGATCTTTTTGATTTCCTGTATGTCTCAAAACCTCATTCCCATTCATATTGCATTTATTCCTATTTTAATTCCACCTATCTTGCAGGTGTTAAATGAAATGGCAGTGGATCGTCGGGCCGTTGCAAGCATTATGACATTTGGGCTGCAGGCGCCTTATATGTTATTACCTTTTGGGTTCGGAGCCATCTTCCACGGCATTGTTGTTGATAATATGGAAGCAAACGGGATGTCTGCATCTCTAAGTGACATGCCGTATGCGATGCTTCTCCCAACACTTGGAATGGTTTTAGGTCTTCTCGTAGCAGTCTTTATTACGTACCGGAAGCCGCGACAGTACGAGAATCAATCACTCGAGGCATCAAGTCAACCTGAACAAGAGACGATTTCGTATTCAACGCACTCATTACTTAGTGCATTTGCTGCGATTCTTGCCACGGTCATCGTTCAAGTAACCTCAGATTCAATGGTAATCGCTGGGGTAGCGGGTCTAGTTGTTCTTGTGTTTAGTGGATCCGTTCGTTTTAAAGAGTCTGATGCCCTTTTAACAGAAGGAATGAAGATGATGGCTTTCATCGGATTCGTCATGATTGCAGCTTCTGGATTTGCAGAAGTCATGCGGGCGACTGGTGACGTCGAGCAGCTTGTTGAAACATCTGCATCATGGATGGGTGATAGCAAAAGCTTAGCTGCAATTCTTATGATCTTAATAGGATTATTAATAACAATGGGGATTGGCTCGTCCTTTGCGACTGTCCCGATTATTGCAGCACTTTTTGTGCCAATGTGTGCGGCGATGGGCTTCAGTCCACTTGCTACACTCTCTTTAATCGGTACAGCAGGAGCAATTGGGGATGCAGGGGCTCCTGCATCGGACAGTACACTCGGACCAACTGCCGGGTTAAATGCTGACGGTCAGCATAATCATATTTGGGATACCTGTGTTCCAACCTTTCTTCATTTTAATATCCCGCTCATTATTTTTGGATGGATTGCAGCCATCATTTTATAG
- a CDS encoding BCCT family transporter, whose translation MNRKGKKSMDLSITLPAIILVGAFSLLFTLFTDESTEKLQSVFDFIVDQFRWGYIWYGALITIAAIYFSFSRYGQVVLGDPTDKPRFTLFEYSSILVAMGLGATIMRTGMVQWAEVANDPPFGLEPGSTDAILAGNSYSMFLWSFQTFAIFVMVAPAMGYILHVRKKPKLRISEACRCLFGDRFTNGLGGKALDVLFLVSILSGAAVTLGLGTPIVTHNIAQLFQIDITLPLTIIVTLIWVTVFTISAYVGIDKGIKRLSTMNMYLAGAFAIFILVIGPGMFILNYFTDSVRYLLSNYLNFSFYTNSLHNGESTHVESHTVFWFAYNATWAMLHGVFAAVVSKGRTIKEMILTYLLAPTILSWIATGILGGLGVDRLLNGNVAVLDLIKDQEPVAAVPAILESLPFSWLTMIVFVIIAAIFMVTTLDSTTYTISAYMSKHDMSNQTPSKNLRVVVSIIITVLALTLMSIGGLAPLEVLSGLMGIPIIVIQILTVLAAKKMIDQDQAWLTNVRKN comes from the coding sequence ATGAACAGAAAAGGTAAGAAAAGCATGGATTTATCGATTACTTTACCTGCCATTATCCTTGTAGGAGCTTTTAGTCTACTATTCACACTGTTTACAGATGAATCTACAGAAAAACTTCAATCGGTCTTTGACTTTATTGTAGATCAATTTAGGTGGGGTTATATATGGTACGGAGCACTTATTACCATTGCAGCAATCTATTTTTCATTTTCTAGATACGGACAGGTTGTTTTAGGCGATCCTACGGATAAGCCGAGATTTACCTTATTTGAATATTCATCCATCCTAGTTGCCATGGGGTTAGGGGCGACCATTATGAGAACAGGAATGGTGCAATGGGCTGAAGTAGCAAATGACCCACCCTTTGGATTGGAGCCAGGTTCAACAGACGCTATTCTTGCTGGAAATTCATACAGTATGTTTTTATGGAGCTTTCAGACCTTTGCCATTTTTGTCATGGTTGCTCCCGCTATGGGGTACATACTTCATGTACGAAAAAAGCCAAAGCTCCGCATTTCTGAGGCGTGTCGTTGTCTCTTTGGAGATCGATTTACAAATGGCCTAGGAGGAAAGGCATTAGATGTCCTTTTCTTAGTTAGCATTCTTTCTGGTGCAGCCGTAACTTTAGGATTAGGAACCCCTATTGTCACACATAACATAGCTCAGTTGTTTCAGATCGACATCACTTTACCTTTAACGATTATCGTTACGCTCATTTGGGTAACTGTTTTTACGATAAGTGCCTATGTAGGGATTGATAAAGGCATTAAGCGGTTAAGTACGATGAATATGTACCTTGCAGGCGCGTTCGCCATATTTATATTAGTGATTGGCCCAGGAATGTTCATTTTGAACTACTTTACTGACTCTGTGAGATACTTGCTCTCCAACTATCTAAATTTCTCCTTTTACACAAACTCATTACATAACGGAGAGTCCACGCATGTAGAGAGCCATACCGTATTCTGGTTCGCTTACAATGCAACGTGGGCGATGCTACACGGGGTATTTGCAGCTGTTGTCTCAAAAGGAAGAACAATTAAAGAAATGATTCTCACTTATCTGCTTGCTCCAACTATTTTGTCATGGATTGCGACTGGAATATTAGGTGGCCTAGGAGTAGATCGTTTGTTAAATGGAAATGTAGCTGTTTTAGATCTCATAAAGGATCAAGAGCCGGTTGCTGCCGTCCCAGCTATATTGGAATCGCTGCCCTTCTCCTGGTTAACGATGATTGTCTTTGTTATTATCGCCGCTATATTTATGGTAACTACACTCGATTCAACAACATATACAATCTCTGCATATATGTCGAAGCACGACATGAGCAATCAAACACCCTCCAAAAACTTGCGTGTTGTCGTTTCTATTATCATCACAGTTCTTGCTTTAACATTGATGAGCATAGGAGGCCTAGCCCCTCTTGAAGTTCTATCAGGCTTAATGGGTATTCCTATTATCGTTATTCAAATATTGACCGTACTAGCCGCCAAAAAAATGATAGACCAAGATCAGGCTTGGCTCACAAACGTCCGGAAGAACTAA
- the abc-f gene encoding ABC-F type ribosomal protection protein, protein MLYMKINHLEKSYGGRTIFRVESLSLYNHERIGVVGRNGQGKSTLLSILAGTAKQDSGDVERFGTIAYVPQLGGLDQDIRPDLHGKWRLAKQTEASGGEKTRRKIAQALTSDAHILIADEPTSHLDLNGISQLEAELHAFKGAILLTSHDKDFLNKLCTTIWEIDEGKVTVYEGNYDAYLSQKQLEKDKGLKEYKEYVTEQNRLLEAAKKLKEKSDGIKKAPSRMGNSEARLHKRSSGVQKAKLNRSAEAMETRAQQLEKKEKPKETDPVVFNLADFPDMHSKRVVQFLECTVNVGERTLIDKVTGEVERGSRLAITGGNGTGKTTLLKMIVDRSERLRVAQPAKIGFFSQHQENLDNQKTILVNVMEDSPYKETFVRNVLARLAFKRDDVFKNVSVLSGGERIRVSLAKVFLSDVNLLILDEPTNYLDLDTKESLREILLAYPGTILFVSHDRSFVSALATHHLSLEEEDPKVKVIEATVGEAGITQIEEPDLLTIEMQLTELLSRLSYTTNEEEKDQLDKQFKELIEKKKQLVRKAE, encoded by the coding sequence ATGTTATATATGAAAATAAATCACCTTGAAAAAAGTTATGGAGGACGAACGATCTTCCGGGTTGAATCATTGTCTCTTTACAATCATGAGCGAATTGGAGTTGTAGGGCGTAACGGACAAGGGAAGTCTACATTGCTATCTATATTAGCAGGGACAGCCAAGCAAGACTCAGGAGATGTGGAAAGGTTCGGGACCATTGCATATGTTCCGCAGCTTGGCGGATTAGATCAGGACATTCGTCCAGATTTACACGGCAAGTGGAGACTCGCAAAGCAAACAGAGGCCAGTGGAGGAGAAAAAACGCGGCGAAAAATTGCACAGGCATTAACGTCAGATGCTCATATTCTCATTGCAGATGAACCAACCAGTCACTTAGACCTGAATGGGATCAGTCAGCTAGAAGCAGAACTGCATGCCTTTAAAGGAGCCATCCTACTAACTTCACATGATAAAGATTTCTTAAATAAACTTTGCACAACCATATGGGAAATTGATGAAGGAAAGGTCACCGTTTATGAAGGAAATTACGACGCATACCTTTCGCAAAAACAATTGGAGAAGGATAAAGGACTTAAGGAATATAAAGAGTATGTGACCGAACAAAATCGTTTACTAGAAGCAGCGAAAAAGCTCAAAGAGAAGTCTGATGGGATTAAAAAGGCACCAAGTCGCATGGGTAACTCTGAAGCAAGATTACACAAACGAAGCTCCGGAGTGCAAAAAGCAAAATTAAATCGCTCGGCTGAAGCAATGGAGACAAGGGCTCAGCAGCTAGAGAAGAAAGAGAAGCCGAAAGAGACGGATCCAGTTGTGTTTAATCTTGCTGATTTTCCTGATATGCATAGTAAGAGAGTAGTTCAGTTTCTAGAATGCACGGTAAATGTAGGAGAACGAACGCTTATAGATAAAGTCACAGGTGAAGTTGAACGAGGGAGCAGGTTAGCGATAACAGGAGGGAATGGAACGGGTAAGACGACACTGCTCAAGATGATTGTCGATCGGAGTGAACGTCTCCGAGTTGCTCAACCTGCAAAGATCGGTTTTTTCTCACAACATCAAGAAAATCTGGATAATCAAAAAACCATTCTAGTTAATGTAATGGAGGATAGTCCCTATAAGGAGACCTTCGTGCGTAACGTTCTTGCTAGGCTGGCGTTTAAACGAGATGACGTGTTTAAGAACGTTTCTGTACTAAGTGGTGGTGAAAGAATAAGGGTTTCCTTGGCAAAGGTCTTTTTAAGTGACGTAAATCTTCTCATTCTAGATGAACCCACAAATTATTTAGATCTGGATACAAAGGAGTCGTTGAGAGAGATCCTTCTCGCTTATCCTGGAACGATTCTGTTTGTGAGTCATGATCGTTCATTTGTTTCCGCTTTGGCTACGCATCATTTGTCGTTAGAAGAGGAAGATCCTAAGGTAAAAGTGATTGAAGCAACGGTTGGGGAAGCAGGCATTACACAGATCGAGGAACCTGACCTTCTCACAATTGAGATGCAGCTTACAGAATTACTAAGTCGGTTATCATATACCACAAACGAGGAAGAAAAAGATCAGCTAGATAAACAATTTAAAGAACTCATTGAGAAAAAGAAACAACTAGTCAGGAAAGCTGAATAA
- a CDS encoding HAD family hydrolase encodes MNQAVFLDRDGVINEVLSHRVKFVNKPSDFHLLNGVGQAIKQLNEAGFLVFVVTNQGGIGLGYMTEERLKTIHQTMVDQLAEYGAVIHDISYCSHKPHADCPCRKPKAYMLEELAKKHQVNLGISIMVGDREPDILAGKKAGCQTVLVNAREDTSYGADAVFSDLEQATPWMIHKRTIEEG; translated from the coding sequence GTGAATCAGGCTGTTTTTTTAGACCGTGATGGAGTGATAAATGAAGTCTTAAGCCATCGAGTAAAGTTTGTGAACAAACCAAGTGACTTTCACCTTTTAAATGGTGTTGGACAAGCAATCAAGCAACTAAACGAAGCGGGTTTTCTTGTGTTTGTAGTGACGAATCAAGGTGGAATTGGTCTTGGCTATATGACTGAAGAAAGGCTGAAGACAATTCACCAAACGATGGTAGATCAATTAGCTGAGTATGGTGCCGTTATACATGACATTTCCTATTGCTCTCATAAACCACATGCTGATTGTCCTTGCCGAAAACCAAAAGCATATATGCTTGAAGAGCTTGCCAAAAAACATCAGGTTAATCTTGGTATAAGTATCATGGTTGGTGACCGGGAGCCGGACATTTTGGCAGGTAAAAAGGCAGGTTGTCAGACGGTACTTGTAAATGCACGTGAGGATACAAGCTACGGTGCTGATGCGGTATTTTCTGATTTGGAGCAGGCAACTCCTTGGATGATACACAAACGAACGATCGAGGAAGGGTAG
- a CDS encoding MBL fold metallo-hydrolase gives MNNQTSTEPVPTIPMTSAHDGLVQRLTEDIFCYTDKIVNVYFVGNPRKPHEWFLVDCGISRTPDVILTALKSEFGEAHPPKMIVLTHGHFDHVGAAYDLAKHWDVTLYCHELELPFVTGGQDYPKPDPTVEGGMVAKLSGAFPHKAIDLKPFVKALHSIETLDGFPEWKWIHTPGHSPGQIALFREKDGALLSADAIITVKQDSLYDVMTQTEDLQGPPRYLTTDWKQAKLSVERLRNLQPSFIGPGHGLPMFGEEFKRHLDQLVLEFDRVAVPDFGKYIKE, from the coding sequence ATGAATAATCAAACAAGCACAGAACCAGTTCCAACCATCCCTATGACCTCGGCACACGATGGGTTGGTCCAGCGTTTGACGGAAGATATTTTTTGTTACACAGATAAAATAGTGAACGTTTATTTTGTAGGAAACCCAAGGAAGCCACATGAATGGTTTTTAGTGGACTGTGGGATTAGCAGAACACCTGATGTGATCCTAACTGCACTTAAATCAGAATTTGGAGAGGCTCATCCTCCAAAGATGATTGTCTTAACTCATGGTCATTTTGATCATGTAGGTGCAGCGTATGATTTAGCTAAGCACTGGGACGTGACCTTGTATTGTCATGAGCTTGAGCTTCCTTTTGTCACGGGAGGACAAGACTATCCTAAACCGGATCCAACAGTAGAAGGTGGAATGGTTGCTAAGCTATCTGGTGCTTTTCCTCATAAAGCAATCGATCTTAAACCATTTGTTAAAGCCCTTCATTCAATTGAAACACTTGATGGTTTTCCGGAGTGGAAGTGGATTCATACCCCTGGACATTCTCCTGGACAAATCGCTTTGTTCCGTGAGAAGGATGGAGCGCTGCTGTCTGCAGATGCCATCATCACTGTGAAGCAGGATTCACTATACGATGTGATGACGCAAACGGAGGATCTTCAAGGACCACCACGATATCTGACAACCGACTGGAAGCAAGCAAAGCTTTCTGTTGAGCGACTAAGAAACTTGCAGCCGTCATTCATTGGACCGGGGCATGGGTTACCAATGTTTGGAGAAGAGTTTAAACGTCACTTGGATCAGCTTGTGTTGGAATTCGATCGTGTAGCAGTCCCTGACTTTGGAAAGTATATCAAGGAATAA
- a CDS encoding MFS transporter: MNFKVYVLAISAFVVGMVELIIGGILPVISDDLGVSVGVAGQLITIFALVFAVSGPVLMSLTSKYERKRLYLLALGVFFVANIGSFLSPGYGTLLVFRVLTSMSAALIIVLSLTIAPKIVKPNYRSRAIGTITMGVSSALVLGVPVGVLIGEAYGWRVLFLIIALLSLVAGVVIMKFLDPIAPEQVSSVREQIRSLKHLKLSTAHLVTLLVLAGHYTMYAYFAEYLHVTLNAEAYWISVAFFVFGLSAVSGGGIGGWLTDRLGPEKTVIFFTILFFIVLVTMPLTSHSVILFAVSLVVWGMLSWSIAPAQQGYLIKTAPSTSDIQQSINTSALQFGIAIGSGVGGLVVNGFSIEAAPIAGSVLVLISIGFALFSFMQPAIEMKTES; the protein is encoded by the coding sequence ATGAACTTTAAAGTATATGTTCTGGCAATTTCAGCGTTTGTAGTTGGGATGGTTGAGTTAATTATAGGAGGCATTCTTCCAGTTATATCTGATGATTTAGGCGTTTCAGTTGGTGTAGCCGGCCAATTGATTACTATCTTTGCGCTTGTCTTTGCCGTATCGGGTCCTGTTTTGATGTCTTTAACAAGTAAATATGAGCGTAAACGACTATATTTACTCGCACTTGGTGTCTTTTTCGTAGCTAATATTGGCTCGTTTCTTAGCCCAGGGTATGGCACGCTCTTAGTCTTCCGTGTACTAACCTCCATGAGTGCAGCTTTAATTATTGTTCTTTCACTAACCATTGCTCCGAAAATTGTGAAGCCAAACTACCGCTCCCGAGCGATTGGTACAATTACTATGGGTGTAAGCTCAGCTCTCGTACTTGGTGTACCGGTAGGAGTGCTCATTGGAGAAGCCTATGGCTGGAGGGTTCTTTTCTTAATTATTGCACTTCTTTCTCTTGTTGCTGGTGTGGTTATTATGAAATTCCTTGACCCCATTGCACCTGAGCAGGTCAGCTCTGTACGTGAGCAGATAAGATCATTAAAACATCTGAAGCTATCTACTGCTCACCTGGTTACTCTATTAGTGTTAGCAGGACACTATACAATGTACGCTTATTTTGCTGAGTATCTACATGTGACGCTAAATGCTGAAGCTTATTGGATCAGCGTGGCTTTCTTTGTTTTTGGTTTGTCTGCTGTAAGTGGCGGTGGAATTGGTGGCTGGCTGACGGATCGGTTGGGACCTGAAAAAACAGTCATTTTCTTTACGATCCTTTTCTTTATTGTGTTAGTAACGATGCCACTCACGAGTCACTCTGTCATATTATTTGCGGTATCTCTTGTTGTTTGGGGGATGCTGAGCTGGTCCATTGCTCCGGCACAACAAGGATACTTAATTAAAACCGCTCCTAGCACGTCAGATATCCAGCAGAGTATCAATACATCTGCTTTACAATTTGGAATCGCAATAGGCTCTGGTGTTGGAGGTTTAGTTGTTAACGGTTTTTCGATTGAAGCGGCCCCCATTGCTGGTAGTGTGTTAGTGTTAATTTCCATTGGTTTTGCACTATTTTCATTTATGCAACCAGCGATTGAAATGAAAACGGAATCTTGA
- a CDS encoding NADPH-dependent FMN reductase, translating into MSFIKKIFGKESKEETQMAQEALKIGIILGSTRQGRVSPQVGEWVKKLADERGDAEYEIVDIAEFELPFLGTTDGTEPGIGAWNQKLASLDGFVFIVQEYNHSISGSLKNALDFARDAWHNKAAGIVSYGSTGGARAAEHLRGIMGELKIADVRTHPTLSLFLDFENGQDFKPQELHQTNITAMLDEVNEWSTALKTIRK; encoded by the coding sequence ATGAGTTTTATAAAAAAAATATTTGGAAAAGAATCTAAGGAGGAAACACAAATGGCACAGGAAGCACTAAAAATTGGAATTATCTTAGGAAGCACGAGACAAGGACGCGTAAGCCCACAGGTTGGAGAATGGGTGAAAAAGTTAGCGGATGAACGTGGAGATGCTGAATATGAAATCGTAGATATCGCAGAGTTTGAGCTTCCGTTTTTAGGAACTACAGATGGCACAGAACCAGGCATCGGTGCATGGAACCAAAAGCTTGCTAGCCTCGATGGATTTGTCTTCATCGTTCAAGAATATAACCACAGCATTTCAGGTTCACTGAAAAACGCTTTAGACTTTGCACGTGATGCATGGCATAACAAAGCAGCTGGAATTGTAAGCTATGGTTCAACAGGTGGCGCACGTGCAGCAGAACATCTTCGTGGCATCATGGGAGAGCTTAAAATAGCGGATGTTCGTACACATCCAACCCTTTCACTATTCTTAGACTTTGAGAACGGCCAAGACTTTAAACCACAAGAACTCCACCAAACAAACATCACTGCAATGCTTGATGAAGTAAACGAGTGGAGCACTGCATTAAAAACGATTCGTAAATAG
- the ascB gene encoding 6-phospho-beta-glucosidase, with protein sequence MTKAIEGFKPDFLWGGATAANQVEGAFDEDGKGLSTADMVPFVPKSERGMNMKMDVTSDYIEGVLSGEIKDIYPKRFGINFYHTYKEDIALFAELGFKVFRLSINWSRIFPNGDDAQPNEAGLQFYENVFKELKKYNIEPLVTLSHYETPLALTRKYNGWYSREVVNFYTNYAETVFKRYKDYVKYWLTFNEINIITHSPYTGGGILIDKLPEKTSDQIAYQAAHHQFVASALATKLAHEIIPGAQVGCMLARMQTYPVTNHPDDILKAQEHNDMNLFFTDVHAKGEYPAYMNRFFAENDIVVNKEDGDDEILKNHPVDFISFSYYMSISVSAHGNHEETAGNLVEGAVKNQYLESSDWGWQIDPKGLRVTLRDFHNRYNKPLFVVENGLGAYDKVEEDGSVHDPYRIDYLRQHIEQMKEAVKDGVDLMGYTAWGPIDLVSFSTSEMSKRYGFIYVDQDDEGNGTLKRSKKDSFDWYKNVIATNGEEL encoded by the coding sequence ATGACAAAAGCAATCGAAGGATTCAAACCAGATTTCCTATGGGGAGGAGCTACTGCTGCGAACCAAGTAGAGGGAGCGTTTGATGAGGATGGAAAAGGCCTGTCAACTGCTGATATGGTCCCATTTGTTCCAAAATCAGAGCGCGGCATGAATATGAAGATGGATGTAACATCTGATTATATTGAAGGTGTGCTATCTGGAGAAATTAAGGATATCTATCCAAAACGTTTTGGTATCAACTTTTATCACACATACAAAGAAGACATTGCTCTATTTGCTGAGCTAGGCTTTAAAGTATTCCGCCTATCGATTAACTGGTCCCGTATCTTCCCGAATGGTGATGATGCACAGCCAAACGAGGCAGGATTACAGTTCTACGAGAACGTATTTAAAGAACTAAAAAAATACAACATTGAGCCACTTGTTACGCTTTCTCACTATGAGACGCCGCTTGCTTTAACACGTAAGTACAATGGTTGGTATAGCCGTGAAGTCGTTAATTTCTACACAAACTATGCAGAAACAGTGTTCAAGCGTTATAAGGACTACGTGAAGTATTGGCTGACATTTAACGAAATCAATATCATCACGCACAGCCCTTACACAGGTGGTGGAATCCTAATTGACAAGCTCCCTGAAAAAACAAGTGATCAAATTGCCTATCAAGCAGCGCACCACCAATTTGTAGCAAGTGCTCTTGCAACAAAATTGGCACATGAAATCATTCCAGGTGCTCAAGTTGGTTGTATGCTAGCTCGTATGCAAACATACCCTGTGACAAACCACCCAGATGATATCTTAAAAGCACAGGAACACAATGATATGAACCTGTTCTTCACAGATGTTCATGCAAAAGGTGAGTACCCGGCATACATGAACCGTTTCTTTGCTGAGAACGACATCGTTGTTAACAAAGAAGACGGAGATGACGAGATCTTAAAGAATCATCCAGTAGACTTTATTTCCTTTAGCTACTACATGTCCATCTCTGTTTCTGCACATGGGAACCATGAAGAGACTGCTGGAAATCTTGTAGAAGGAGCAGTTAAAAACCAATACCTTGAATCTTCAGACTGGGGCTGGCAGATTGATCCTAAAGGATTACGCGTGACACTACGCGATTTCCATAACCGTTACAACAAGCCACTTTTCGTTGTAGAAAACGGTCTTGGTGCATACGATAAGGTAGAAGAAGATGGATCTGTTCACGATCCATATCGTATTGACTATCTACGTCAGCACATCGAGCAGATGAAAGAAGCCGTTAAAGACGGTGTGGACCTAATGGGTTACACAGCATGGGGTCCAATTGACCTTGTCAGCTTCTCTACATCAGAAATGTCCAAGCGCTACGGATTCATTTATGTAGATCAGGACGACGAAGGAAACGGAACACTTAAGCGTTCTAAGAAAGATTCCTTCGACTGGTACAAAAATGTGATTGCAACAAATGGAGAAGAACTATAA
- a CDS encoding winged helix-turn-helix transcriptional regulator, translated as MDTSICPRFEKAMGILSQRWTGLIIYQLLPGPKRFCHIESSMAVSGRVLSERLKDLESEGIVKRDVIPETPVRIEYSLTDKGLALQPIMKEMEKFAESWMETES; from the coding sequence ATGGATACGTCAATTTGTCCTAGATTTGAAAAAGCAATGGGCATCCTTAGTCAAAGGTGGACAGGGTTAATTATCTATCAACTGTTGCCAGGGCCTAAGCGTTTCTGTCATATTGAATCCTCCATGGCTGTCAGCGGTAGAGTTCTTTCTGAACGACTGAAAGATTTAGAATCTGAGGGGATTGTGAAACGGGACGTAATTCCGGAAACCCCAGTGAGGATTGAATATTCCTTAACTGATAAAGGATTGGCTCTTCAACCAATTATGAAAGAGATGGAGAAATTCGCTGAATCGTGGATGGAAACAGAATCATAA